A genomic region of Deltaproteobacteria bacterium contains the following coding sequences:
- a CDS encoding nicotinate-nicotinamide nucleotide adenylyltransferase, whose protein sequence is MALRSRVPRPRVAAVFGGSFNPPHVAHQMVCLYVLETAPVDVVWMIPCWRHPFHKPLAPFDDRLAMCRLAAAPFGDRVAVDDVERTLGGEASRTLDTLRALRARHPDTDLRLVIGSDVLGETDKWYRWEEVAALAPPLVVPRGGYAGGFALPAVSSTEVRARIAAGGDGLPLVSRQIAAYIRQHGLYRS, encoded by the coding sequence ATGGCGCTGCGCTCGCGTGTGCCGAGGCCCCGGGTGGCGGCGGTGTTCGGCGGCAGTTTCAACCCGCCGCACGTCGCCCACCAGATGGTGTGCCTGTACGTGCTCGAGACCGCCCCCGTCGACGTCGTGTGGATGATTCCGTGTTGGCGGCACCCGTTTCACAAGCCGCTGGCGCCGTTCGACGACCGCCTCGCGATGTGCCGGCTGGCGGCGGCGCCGTTCGGCGATCGCGTCGCGGTCGACGACGTCGAGCGCACGCTCGGCGGGGAGGCGAGTCGCACGCTCGACACGCTGCGGGCGCTGCGCGCACGCCACCCGGACACGGATCTGCGGTTGGTGATCGGCTCCGACGTGCTCGGCGAAACGGACAAGTGGTACCGGTGGGAGGAGGTCGCCGCCCTTGCGCCGCCGCTGGTCGTGCCGCGCGGCGGATACGCCGGCGGCTTCGCGCTGCCGGCCGTGTCGTCGACCGAGGTTCGCGCGCGGATCGCCGCGGGCGGCGACGGGCTGCCGCTGGTGTCGCGCCAGATCGCGGCGTACATCCGACAGCACGGACTGTACCGCTCGTGA
- a CDS encoding (2Fe-2S) ferredoxin domain-containing protein, translated as MTSPPRRYRVLVCRGPECGDRRGSMAIYRELAAQLAACGAAVDLGWQSCFGRCTQGPNVLVQEVTAADPPPRAFAAPPRRAVGATALYNRVTISRVAEIVRGHIVGGRVQRQLIERPPTVQSVPTGRPDKNGEP; from the coding sequence GTGACCTCGCCGCCGCGCCGGTACCGCGTGCTCGTGTGCCGGGGACCGGAGTGCGGCGACCGGCGCGGGTCGATGGCGATCTATCGCGAGCTGGCGGCGCAGCTCGCGGCGTGCGGCGCCGCCGTCGACCTCGGCTGGCAGAGCTGCTTCGGGCGCTGCACGCAGGGGCCCAACGTGCTCGTTCAGGAGGTGACCGCGGCCGATCCGCCGCCGCGGGCGTTCGCGGCCCCGCCGCGCCGTGCAGTGGGCGCCACCGCGCTGTATAATCGGGTAACAATTTCCCGGGTCGCCGAGATCGTGAGGGGGCACATCGTCGGCGGACGGGTGCAGCGACAACTGATCGAGCGTCCCCCCACCGTACAGAGCGTTCCGACCGGACGTCCCGACAAAAATGGAGAGCCCTGA
- a CDS encoding DUF2520 domain-containing protein: MITPSTFVIGAGPVATALAGALRLGGVPVLGLWARRPEQARAAGATAGVAAYSAAPPDLLLEADVVLVAVRDDAISDVARMLVGTGLVTRKHVLIHCSGAISAEDAFASVRDAVGGVAAMHPLRAIADGREAMRALRGTVFGIEGDPVGIAAARALVAALGGTPLELAGAQMASYHAAAAIASNFLVALLDVAAEVMAAAGVDRTAALAALIPLARGTLDNLAARGVPDALTGPIRRGDRTTVARHLEAVGALGGDAAALYRALGLRCAAIARRAGAPAAALAAIEALLGRGAGGDAASAAGGAGGDAAADGAARP; encoded by the coding sequence ATGATTACTCCGAGCACATTCGTGATAGGCGCCGGGCCGGTCGCCACCGCGCTCGCCGGCGCGCTTCGACTCGGCGGCGTGCCGGTGCTCGGGCTGTGGGCCCGCCGGCCCGAGCAGGCCCGGGCAGCCGGCGCGACCGCCGGCGTCGCGGCGTATTCCGCGGCGCCGCCGGATCTGCTGCTCGAGGCCGACGTCGTGCTCGTCGCGGTGCGGGACGACGCGATCTCGGACGTGGCGCGCATGCTCGTCGGCACCGGCCTGGTGACCCGCAAGCACGTGCTCATCCACTGCTCGGGGGCCATCTCGGCGGAGGACGCGTTCGCCAGCGTACGCGACGCGGTCGGCGGGGTGGCGGCGATGCACCCGCTGCGGGCCATCGCGGACGGCCGCGAGGCGATGCGCGCGCTGCGCGGCACGGTGTTCGGCATCGAGGGCGACCCGGTCGGCATCGCGGCCGCCCGAGCGCTGGTCGCCGCACTCGGCGGAACGCCGCTGGAACTGGCCGGCGCGCAGATGGCGAGCTATCACGCGGCCGCCGCGATCGCGTCCAACTTCCTCGTGGCGTTGCTCGACGTGGCGGCGGAGGTCATGGCGGCGGCCGGCGTCGACCGGACCGCGGCGCTCGCGGCGTTGATTCCGCTGGCGCGGGGCACGCTCGACAACCTCGCCGCCCGCGGGGTGCCGGACGCGCTCACTGGGCCGATTCGGCGCGGCGATCGCACCACGGTGGCGCGCCACCTCGAGGCGGTCGGCGCGCTGGGCGGCGATGCGGCCGCGCTGTACCGCGCGCTCGGGCTCCGGTGCGCGGCGATCGCGCGCCGCGCGGGCGCGCCGGCGGCGGCGCTCGCGGCGATCGAGGCGTTGCTCGGCCGCGGGGCCGGCGGCGACGCGGCGTCGGCCGCGGGCGGGGCCGGCGGCGATGCGGCGGCCGACGGCGCGGCCCGCCCGTGA